AATAAAAAAGCTCCCCAAATTCCCTGTTTTGGTACAATTTTCAGCAACCTGTCCTTGAGTCTTTCCCCCACCGTTTTTCTGAACCGAAAGACGCCCAGCATGATCAAACCGCTCAGAATAAAAATCGGACCCATTCCTTTTCGAATCACCGTGATGACGGGTATGAGATTTTGTGAGATAACGTCCATCCGGGTTCCCAAGAAGATCACGCTCGCCCCGATCAGAGAATACGCCACAATCTTGCCTGCTACAAAACTGATCGCCTGGTTGAACGTAGCATTTCCGTCTCCCGCATAGCGAGCCACATATCCGAATGCTCCGATGTTGGTTGATATTTGGCACGGGGCGGTGGCGCCTGCCAATCCCAACAACAAGGCCGCAAGAACGGGCATATTGATTCCTCTGGATAATTGGTAGATGGGCTCCATGAGGGAGTTTGCAAATTGAGAGTACCAGAAATAAAAATCGGTCCAGTTCA
This window of the Effusibacillus pohliae DSM 22757 genome carries:
- a CDS encoding urease accessory protein UreH domain-containing protein: MNWTDFYFWYSQFANSLMEPIYQLSRGINMPVLAALLLGLAGATAPCQISTNIGAFGYVARYAGDGNATFNQAISFVAGKIVAYSLIGASVIFLGTRMDVISQNLIPVITVIRKGMGPIFILSGLIMLGVFRFRKTVGERLKDRLLKIVPKQGIWGAFLLGVVFSLAFCPTLFLLFFGMLVPLGIRSTGGVFFPAVFAVGTTSPLLFLVYALTLGSDALKKKFVKHAGKINRVVTRAVAIVFILLGINDTLLYWNL